The proteins below are encoded in one region of Amycolatopsis acidiphila:
- the rplB gene encoding 50S ribosomal protein L2, whose product MGIRKYKPTTPGRRGSSVSDFAEITRSTPEKSLLRPLSKSGGRNASGKITTRHKGGGHKRAYRIIDFRRNDKDGIPAKVAHIEYDPNRSARIALLHYVDGEKRYIIAPEKLKQGDKVESGPRADIKPGNNLPLRNIPVGTVVHAIELRPGGGAKIARSAGARVQLVAKDGPYAQLRMPSGEIRNVDVRNRATIGEVGNSDHANINWGKAGRNRWRGKRPTVRGVVMNPVDHPHGGGEGKTSGGRHPVNPNGKPEGRTRRRKPSDQLIVRRRRTGKKR is encoded by the coding sequence ATGGGTATTCGCAAGTACAAGCCGACGACGCCGGGCCGTCGTGGCTCGAGTGTGTCGGACTTCGCCGAGATCACCCGGTCGACGCCGGAGAAGTCGCTGCTGCGCCCGCTGAGCAAGAGCGGTGGCCGCAACGCGTCCGGCAAGATCACCACCCGGCACAAGGGTGGCGGCCACAAGCGGGCCTACCGGATCATCGACTTCCGGCGCAACGACAAGGACGGCATCCCGGCCAAGGTCGCGCACATCGAGTACGACCCCAACCGGTCCGCCCGGATCGCACTGCTGCACTACGTCGACGGCGAGAAGCGCTACATCATCGCGCCGGAGAAGCTCAAGCAGGGCGACAAGGTGGAGAGCGGCCCCCGCGCCGACATCAAGCCGGGCAACAACCTGCCGCTGCGCAACATCCCGGTCGGCACCGTGGTGCACGCGATCGAGCTCCGCCCCGGTGGCGGCGCGAAGATCGCCCGCTCCGCCGGCGCCCGGGTGCAGCTGGTGGCCAAGGACGGGCCGTACGCCCAGCTGCGGATGCCCTCGGGCGAGATCCGCAACGTGGACGTGCGCAACCGCGCCACGATCGGCGAGGTCGGCAACTCCGACCACGCCAACATCAACTGGGGCAAGGCGGGCCGCAACCGCTGGCGCGGCAAGCGCCCGACCGTCCGTGGTGTCGTGATGAACCCGGTCGACCACCCGCACGGTGGTGGTGAGGGCAAGACCTCCGGTGGCCGCCACCCGGTGAACCCGAACGGCAAGCCCGAGGGTCGTACCCGTCGTCGCAAGCCGTCCGACCAACTGATCGTCCGCCGCCGGCGTACCGGCAAGAAGCGCTGA
- the rpsS gene encoding 30S ribosomal protein S19 gives MPRSLKKGPFVDDHLLKKVDALNESGKKTVIKTWSRRSTIIPDMLGHTIAVHDGRKHVPVFVTEAMVGHKLGEFAPTRTFKGHIKDDRKSRRR, from the coding sequence ATGCCGCGCAGCCTGAAAAAAGGCCCGTTCGTGGACGACCACCTGCTCAAGAAGGTGGACGCCCTCAACGAGTCGGGCAAGAAGACGGTGATCAAGACGTGGTCCCGCCGGTCCACGATCATCCCCGACATGCTGGGGCACACGATCGCCGTGCACGACGGCCGCAAGCACGTCCCGGTGTTCGTCACCGAGGCGATGGTGGGTCACAAGCTGGGCGAGTTCGCCCCGACGCGGACCTTCAAGGGCCACATCAAGGACGACCGCAAGTCGCGCCGTCGCTGA
- the rplV gene encoding 50S ribosomal protein L22 — protein MSAQKDATAEALPVAHARARFVRDSPMKVRRVIELIKGRNAQEALAILRFAPQAASEPVAKVLASAMANAENNLDLDPETLWVKNAYADEGPTLKRIRPRAQGRAYRIRKRTSHITVEVESRPEAKKSGKKKGGR, from the coding sequence ATGAGTGCCCAGAAAGACGCTACGGCCGAGGCTCTGCCTGTGGCCCACGCGCGGGCTCGCTTCGTCCGGGACTCGCCGATGAAGGTGCGCCGGGTGATCGAGCTGATCAAGGGTCGTAACGCCCAGGAGGCGCTGGCGATCCTGCGGTTCGCGCCGCAGGCCGCCAGCGAGCCGGTGGCGAAGGTGCTCGCGAGCGCCATGGCCAACGCGGAGAACAACCTGGACCTGGACCCCGAGACGCTGTGGGTGAAGAACGCCTACGCCGACGAGGGTCCGACGCTCAAGCGCATCCGCCCGCGTGCCCAGGGGCGTGCGTACCGGATCCGCAAGCGGACGAGCCACATCACGGTCGAGGTCGAGTCCCGCCCTGAGGCCAAGAAGAGCGGTAAGAAGAAGGGTGGCCGGTAG
- the rpsC gene encoding 30S ribosomal protein S3, which translates to MGQKINPHGFRLGITTDWKSRWYADKQYAEYVAEDVKIRKLLSTGMERAGISKVEIERTRDRVRVDIHTARPGIVIGRRGAEADRIRGALEKLTKKQVQLNILEVKNPEADAQLVAQGVAEQLSNRVAFRRAMRKAIQTSMRSPQVKGIRVQCGGRLGGAEMSRSEHYRDGRVPLHTLRADIDYGFFEARTTFGRIGVKVWIYKGDIVGGLKAKAERDNAAAAERAPRRDRPSRPRRSGSSGTTPTSTEAGRAAAAAKTDMDVATSEAPAQGKPDAAEKTEG; encoded by the coding sequence GTGGGCCAGAAGATCAACCCGCACGGCTTCCGGCTCGGGATCACCACGGACTGGAAGTCCCGTTGGTACGCCGACAAGCAGTACGCGGAGTACGTGGCCGAGGACGTCAAGATCCGCAAGCTGCTCTCCACGGGCATGGAGCGCGCCGGCATCTCCAAGGTCGAGATCGAGCGCACCCGTGACCGCGTCCGCGTCGACATCCACACCGCCCGGCCGGGCATCGTCATCGGCCGCCGCGGCGCGGAGGCCGACCGCATCCGTGGCGCGCTGGAGAAGCTGACCAAGAAGCAGGTGCAGCTGAACATCCTCGAGGTGAAGAACCCCGAGGCCGACGCCCAGCTCGTCGCGCAGGGTGTCGCGGAGCAGCTGTCCAACCGCGTGGCGTTCCGCCGCGCGATGCGCAAGGCGATCCAGACCTCCATGCGTTCGCCGCAGGTCAAGGGCATCCGCGTGCAGTGCGGCGGTCGTCTCGGCGGCGCCGAGATGTCCCGTTCCGAGCACTACCGCGACGGCCGGGTCCCGCTGCACACGCTGCGTGCGGACATCGACTACGGCTTCTTCGAGGCCCGCACCACCTTCGGCCGGATCGGCGTGAAGGTGTGGATCTACAAGGGCGACATCGTCGGTGGCCTGAAGGCCAAGGCGGAGCGCGACAACGCCGCGGCCGCCGAGCGCGCGCCGCGCCGCGACCGTCCGTCCCGCCCGCGTCGCTCCGGCTCCTCGGGCACCACGCCGACCTCCACCGAGGCCGGCCGGGCCGCGGCCGCCGCCAAGACTGACATGGACGTCGCGACCAGCGAAGCCCCTGCGCAGGGCAAGCCGGACGCGGCCGAGAAGACGGAGGGCTGA
- the rplP gene encoding 50S ribosomal protein L16, translating to MLVPRKVKHRKQHHPKRTGAATGGTKVTFGEYGIQALEHAYVTNRQIESARIAMTRHIKRGGKIWINIFPDRPLTKKPAETRMGSGKGSPEWWIANVKPGRVMFEMSFPNEQTAREALRRAIHKLPMKCRIVTREGGEF from the coding sequence GTGCTCGTCCCACGCAAGGTCAAGCACCGCAAGCAGCACCACCCGAAGCGCACCGGTGCCGCCACGGGCGGCACGAAGGTGACCTTCGGCGAGTACGGCATTCAGGCGCTTGAACACGCTTACGTGACCAACCGGCAGATCGAGTCCGCTCGTATCGCCATGACCCGGCACATCAAGCGTGGCGGCAAGATCTGGATCAACATCTTCCCGGACCGCCCGCTGACCAAGAAGCCGGCCGAAACCCGCATGGGTTCCGGTAAGGGTTCGCCGGAGTGGTGGATCGCCAACGTCAAGCCGGGCCGCGTGATGTTCGAGATGAGCTTCCCGAACGAGCAGACCGCCCGCGAGGCGTTGCGTCGCGCGATCCACAAGCTGCCCATGAAGTGCCGCATCGTGACCCGTGAAGGTGGTGAGTTCTGA
- the rpmC gene encoding 50S ribosomal protein L29: MAKAGVAPSELRELTNEELVLRLKEAKEELFNLRFQMATGQLDNNRRLRTVRTDIARIYTIMRERELGLSVSPDGEDEEGAA; encoded by the coding sequence ATGGCGAAAGCCGGAGTCGCTCCCTCGGAGCTGCGCGAGCTCACCAACGAGGAGCTCGTGCTGCGCCTGAAGGAGGCCAAGGAGGAGCTGTTCAACCTCCGCTTCCAGATGGCCACCGGGCAGTTGGACAACAACCGTCGGCTGCGCACCGTGCGCACCGACATCGCGCGGATCTACACGATCATGCGTGAGCGGGAGCTCGGCCTGTCCGTCTCCCCCGACGGCGAAGATGAAGAGGGTGCTGCCTGA
- the rpsQ gene encoding 30S ribosomal protein S17: MGEQTEELAKQPVQSAESGRNYRKVREGYVVSDKMDKTIVVELEDRKKHRRYAKVVRSTSKVKAHDEENTAGEGDRVILMETRPLSATKRWRLVRVVEKAK, encoded by the coding sequence ATGGGTGAGCAGACCGAAGAGCTCGCGAAGCAGCCGGTGCAGAGCGCGGAGAGCGGTCGTAACTACCGCAAGGTCCGCGAGGGCTACGTGGTCTCGGACAAGATGGACAAGACCATCGTGGTCGAGCTCGAGGACCGCAAGAAGCACCGCCGGTACGCCAAGGTCGTCCGCTCCACCAGCAAGGTGAAGGCGCACGACGAGGAGAACACCGCCGGCGAAGGCGACCGCGTGATTCTCATGGAGACCCGCCCGCTGTCGGCCACCAAGCGGTGGCGGCTCGTGCGAGTCGTGGAGAAGGCCAAGTAA